The following proteins are co-located in the Pyrobaculum calidifontis JCM 11548 genome:
- a CDS encoding MBL fold metallo-hydrolase, giving the protein MELRKGVRLLRGSPNTLVVGEYVVDPGQPAERAAEVLQAAGPAPKVLLTHFHADHLTAVPPGAEVYAPWGEELFVASVRARLFFTHGVYVNNAVYKGGDIKVSGVVKDGERVGPFEVVSLPGHTFGHVGYYVEGVLYAGDALFGEKVLEKYGAPYLMDVDAFLASLDKIMALEPEVLVMGHGPVVGSRKRAAELIEANRRYVERAVEAVAKLLPGDLTKLAVGLLKEVGGERGWENVLLTMTTVRAILSKLSSEGRVYLDEEGTWRSNL; this is encoded by the coding sequence ATGGAGCTGAGAAAAGGCGTAAGGCTGTTGAGGGGTTCTCCCAACACCTTGGTGGTTGGGGAATACGTCGTAGACCCCGGCCAGCCGGCGGAGAGGGCGGCTGAGGTGTTGCAGGCGGCGGGCCCCGCGCCTAAGGTGTTGCTCACCCACTTCCACGCAGACCACCTCACCGCGGTGCCCCCAGGCGCCGAGGTCTACGCGCCCTGGGGCGAAGAGCTCTTCGTGGCCAGCGTCCGGGCGAGGCTCTTCTTCACCCACGGCGTTTATGTAAACAACGCGGTGTACAAGGGCGGAGATATAAAGGTGTCCGGCGTGGTGAAAGACGGCGAGAGGGTAGGCCCCTTCGAGGTAGTGTCTCTGCCCGGCCACACTTTTGGCCACGTGGGGTACTACGTAGAGGGGGTGCTGTACGCCGGCGACGCGTTGTTTGGGGAAAAGGTGCTCGAGAAATACGGCGCGCCCTACCTCATGGACGTAGACGCCTTTCTAGCCTCCTTGGACAAGATAATGGCGCTTGAGCCAGAGGTCTTGGTGATGGGCCACGGCCCCGTGGTAGGTAGCCGGAAGAGGGCGGCGGAGCTGATTGAGGCAAATAGGCGCTACGTGGAAAGGGCTGTGGAGGCCGTGGCCAAGCTGTTGCCCGGCGACTTGACTAAGCTGGCCGTGGGCTTGTTGAAGGAGGTGGGTGGGGAGAGGGGGTGGGAAAATGTGCTACTGACGATGACCACGGTTAGGGCTATCTTGTCTAAGCTGTCTAGCGAGGGGCGTGTTTACTTAGATGAAGAGGGCACTTGGAGGAGTAATCTATAA
- the ppdK gene encoding pyruvate, phosphate dikinase, with protein MGKYVYSFKEADYRNKKLFGGKGASLIQMSQLGLRVPPGFIITTEACKKFYEPRREEIAELEAALLKNPPPEVRDQVIEKLHKVIDSLELPQEIWREAVEYMKRLEEETGRKFGDPNAPLLVSVRSGAAVSMPGMMDTVLNLGLNDETVKGLAKWSGNEWFAYDAYRRFLQMFGKIVLSIDEKLFSSAWEEIKRKYGAKEDPEVPLEGLKEAVERFKQIILRERGGFPQDPWEQLRLAIKAVFKSWMSPRAIFYRIIEKITPDVADCTAVNVVTMVFGNVGWDSGTGVVFSRDVATGENKLYGEFLPVAQGEDVVAGIRTPMDIEEFRKRFPHLYDELYRGVKLLERVNKDVQDVEFTVEKGVLYFLQARNAKMTALARVKTAVDMAKEGIITREEAILYVKPDHVLQLLYPRIDPKAKAKPVAQGLPASPGAVSGQVVFHPDDAVRWAAEGKRVILARVETKPDDVHGFYAAVGILTSRGGMTSHAAVVARAIGKPAVVGAESVEIHEEEKYLKIGDIVVKEGEWITIDGHTGNVYIGVVPTIEAELIPELEELLSWADQVRRLGVRANADLPDDAAIARKFGAEGIGLLRIERMFRKPERLELLRRIILAESAEERRPYLEKLYKALKEDFKEVFRIMDGLPVIVRLIDPPLHEFLPKPEEVLEQIYQRKMRGEDASELEKLYKRVKALQEANPMLGHRGVRVGVTHPDFYYYLNRAILEAAAELKKAGHNPVVEIMIPQVADAREIVFVKEKSIIPALRDVEKEFGVSLNVKIGTMVETVRAALTIDEIAKHVDFISFGTNDLTQAVFSFSRDDAENKFIPQYLELEILDANPFETLDVKGVGKLVEYAAATAKEVNPSIEVGVCGEHGGDLKSIYFFHKTKVDYVSASPFRVPLARLAAAQAAILQSK; from the coding sequence ATGGGTAAGTATGTGTACAGCTTCAAAGAGGCCGACTATCGGAATAAGAAGCTGTTCGGCGGTAAGGGGGCCAGCTTGATTCAAATGAGCCAGCTCGGCCTCCGCGTGCCGCCCGGCTTCATTATAACCACCGAGGCGTGTAAGAAGTTCTACGAGCCTAGGCGAGAGGAAATCGCCGAGCTGGAGGCAGCCCTTCTGAAAAACCCGCCGCCGGAGGTGAGAGACCAAGTCATCGAAAAACTCCACAAGGTTATAGACAGCCTTGAGTTGCCTCAGGAGATTTGGAGAGAGGCCGTGGAGTACATGAAGAGGCTTGAGGAAGAGACTGGGAGAAAATTTGGCGATCCTAATGCGCCGCTTTTAGTGTCTGTGAGAAGCGGCGCCGCGGTCTCCATGCCAGGGATGATGGACACGGTACTCAACTTGGGCCTAAACGACGAGACTGTGAAAGGTCTCGCAAAGTGGTCGGGCAACGAGTGGTTTGCCTACGACGCCTACCGGAGGTTTTTGCAGATGTTCGGCAAAATTGTCCTCTCCATAGACGAGAAGCTCTTCTCCTCGGCGTGGGAAGAGATTAAGCGCAAGTATGGGGCAAAGGAGGACCCGGAGGTCCCCTTGGAGGGGCTCAAAGAGGCGGTGGAGAGGTTTAAGCAGATAATTCTCAGAGAGAGGGGCGGCTTCCCGCAGGACCCGTGGGAGCAGTTGAGGCTGGCTATAAAGGCGGTGTTTAAGTCGTGGATGAGCCCCCGCGCCATTTTCTACAGGATAATTGAGAAAATAACCCCCGACGTGGCGGACTGCACCGCCGTCAACGTGGTGACAATGGTCTTTGGCAACGTGGGGTGGGACTCCGGCACGGGGGTCGTGTTCAGCAGAGATGTGGCCACCGGCGAGAATAAGCTGTATGGAGAATTCTTACCAGTGGCACAGGGAGAGGACGTGGTGGCTGGCATAAGGACTCCCATGGACATCGAGGAGTTTAGGAAGAGGTTCCCGCACCTATACGACGAGCTTTACAGGGGGGTGAAGTTGCTTGAGCGCGTCAACAAGGACGTCCAAGACGTGGAGTTCACAGTGGAGAAAGGCGTCTTGTACTTCCTCCAGGCTAGAAACGCCAAGATGACGGCGTTGGCCAGGGTAAAGACGGCTGTGGACATGGCCAAGGAGGGGATTATAACTAGGGAGGAGGCCATCCTCTACGTTAAGCCGGACCACGTCCTCCAGCTCTTATACCCGCGCATAGACCCCAAGGCCAAGGCAAAGCCGGTGGCCCAGGGCCTCCCCGCCAGCCCAGGCGCAGTGTCTGGGCAAGTGGTCTTCCACCCCGACGATGCAGTGCGGTGGGCGGCTGAGGGGAAGCGGGTGATATTGGCTAGGGTGGAGACTAAGCCCGACGACGTGCACGGCTTCTACGCCGCGGTGGGCATTCTCACGAGCAGAGGCGGGATGACTAGCCACGCCGCGGTGGTGGCGAGGGCAATTGGGAAGCCCGCGGTGGTCGGGGCAGAGAGCGTAGAGATACACGAGGAGGAGAAGTACCTCAAGATAGGCGACATAGTGGTCAAGGAGGGGGAGTGGATAACCATCGACGGGCACACGGGCAACGTCTACATAGGTGTCGTGCCCACGATAGAGGCCGAGCTGATCCCAGAGCTCGAGGAGCTTCTGAGCTGGGCTGACCAAGTGCGGAGGCTCGGCGTTAGAGCAAACGCCGATTTGCCCGACGACGCGGCCATAGCGAGGAAGTTTGGGGCAGAGGGCATCGGCTTGTTGAGAATTGAGAGAATGTTTAGAAAGCCTGAGAGACTTGAGCTACTCCGGAGGATAATTCTCGCGGAGAGCGCCGAGGAGAGGAGGCCATACTTAGAGAAGTTGTACAAGGCGTTGAAGGAGGACTTTAAGGAGGTGTTCCGCATAATGGACGGCCTGCCCGTAATTGTGAGACTGATAGACCCGCCGCTCCACGAGTTTCTGCCAAAGCCCGAGGAAGTGCTGGAGCAGATTTACCAGAGGAAGATGCGCGGTGAAGACGCCTCGGAGCTCGAGAAGTTGTACAAACGCGTAAAGGCGTTGCAGGAGGCTAACCCAATGCTCGGCCACAGAGGCGTGCGGGTCGGCGTCACGCACCCCGACTTCTACTACTACTTAAACAGGGCCATTCTAGAGGCCGCGGCGGAGCTGAAGAAGGCCGGGCACAACCCCGTCGTGGAGATCATGATACCGCAGGTGGCAGACGCGAGAGAGATAGTGTTTGTAAAAGAGAAGAGCATAATACCTGCGCTTAGAGACGTGGAGAAGGAATTCGGCGTGTCTCTCAACGTGAAAATAGGCACAATGGTGGAGACTGTGCGCGCCGCGTTGACCATAGACGAAATAGCCAAGCATGTGGACTTCATAAGCTTCGGCACCAACGACTTGACGCAGGCCGTGTTTAGCTTCAGCCGCGACGACGCTGAGAACAAGTTCATACCGCAGTACCTAGAGCTAGAGATACTAGACGCAAACCCCTTTGAGACGCTGGACGTCAAGGGAGTTGGAAAACTAGTAGAATACGCAGCTGCCACAGCCAAGGAGGTGAACCCCTCCATAGAGGTGGGAGTATGCGGCGAACACGGCGGAGACCTCAAGTCCATCTACTTCTTCCACAAGACCAAGGTTGACTACGTAAGCGCGTCGCCGTTTAGAGTGCCTCTGGCGAGACTAGCCGCCGCCCAGGCCGCAATACTGCAGAGCAAATAA
- a CDS encoding diphthine--ammonia ligase, whose product MRVAVLYTGGKDSHYALLKALEEGHEAACLIIALPRRADSYMFHTVNIRWSLIHGDAMGIPHFAVEVSGEKEREVEELGELLAQLRRDCRFDALVSGAVASRYQKERVDKLAKLLGVRHLAPHWGRDQEELLREEAAHMRFIITAAMAMGLGPQWLGRAVTPDAAEELIALSRRYGFSPVGEGGEYETYVVESPLLRVEVSGTAHWHPSGWGYYEIKEAKAVRREIRSSHAP is encoded by the coding sequence ATGAGAGTCGCCGTCCTCTACACAGGCGGCAAAGACAGCCACTACGCCCTGCTAAAGGCGTTGGAGGAGGGGCACGAAGCCGCCTGTCTCATCATCGCGCTCCCCCGCCGCGCCGACTCCTACATGTTCCACACAGTGAACATAAGGTGGAGCTTAATACACGGCGATGCCATGGGCATACCTCACTTCGCGGTAGAGGTAAGTGGGGAAAAGGAGAGGGAAGTGGAGGAACTCGGCGAATTGCTTGCCCAGTTGCGCAGAGACTGCCGATTTGACGCATTGGTCTCAGGCGCCGTGGCGTCCCGCTACCAGAAGGAGAGAGTAGACAAGTTGGCCAAGCTCCTGGGCGTCCGCCACCTGGCCCCCCACTGGGGGAGAGACCAAGAGGAGCTCCTGCGGGAAGAGGCGGCCCACATGCGGTTCATAATCACAGCCGCCATGGCCATGGGCCTGGGGCCCCAGTGGCTGGGGAGAGCCGTCACGCCCGACGCAGCCGAGGAGCTAATCGCCCTCAGCCGGCGGTACGGCTTCTCGCCCGTCGGCGAGGGAGGCGAATACGAGACGTACGTTGTGGAAAGCCCCCTACTCCGGGTGGAGGTAAGCGGCACGGCGCACTGGCACCCCAGCGGGTGGGGGTACTACGAGATAAAAGAGGCAAAGGCGGTGAGGAGAGAGATTCGCAGTAGCCACGCTCCATAG
- a CDS encoding AMP-binding protein, whose translation MWKPEREHLEESNVAKTLAERGEPLEKFLEYTYTGDFWSWFESHVLGLRWARRYEKVLDLSRGVQWPRWFVGGFLNIGDQVEESAQPLVKWEGEDGSAAEWSYSYVLYKARAVASWLKRAGLRKGDRVAVYMPMVPEIVPVMLGIIRAGGIFVPLFSGFGREAIRIRLEDSEARFVFASDVSYRRGREVDMLAELEAGLAKSVEAVVLHARARERKDYVDLGEVFRTGGDYVEVTEAEDPMMLIYTSGTTGKPKATVHVHGGFPIKAAADVYFHFDLKRGETLTWVTDMGWMMGPWLVFSAYLLRGSMAFFEGAPDYPKDRVWKFVERFKVKVLGMAATLTRHLRTIGAEPGEGAGELKAFGNTGEPIDAESWWWLHKAGRGRAPIINYSGGTEISGGILGCYVVKPIKPTSFNGPSPGTKAAVFTEDGKPAPPGVEGELVVLSVWPGMTRGFWRDPQRYLETYWSKWPGVWAHGDAAVVDEDGYFYIVGRADDTLKVAGKRLGPAEVEGVLNSHPAVAESAVVGKPDPLKGEVPVAFVVLKQGFQPSEELKRELAALAEKALGKAYGALEEIYFVKELPKTRNAKIMRRVIRAILLGKSPGDLSALENPTAVEEIKKAIGRQ comes from the coding sequence ATGTGGAAGCCCGAAAGAGAGCACTTGGAGGAGTCCAACGTGGCTAAGACTCTGGCGGAGAGGGGGGAGCCGCTTGAGAAATTCCTGGAATATACCTACACGGGGGACTTCTGGTCTTGGTTTGAGTCGCACGTCCTGGGGCTGAGGTGGGCCAGGCGTTATGAGAAAGTACTGGACCTCTCCCGCGGTGTTCAGTGGCCTCGCTGGTTTGTGGGAGGATTTTTAAACATCGGCGACCAGGTGGAGGAGTCCGCCCAGCCGCTGGTGAAGTGGGAGGGGGAAGACGGTTCGGCGGCCGAGTGGTCTTACTCCTACGTGCTCTACAAGGCAAGGGCAGTGGCCTCTTGGCTGAAGAGGGCGGGGCTTAGAAAGGGGGATAGAGTGGCCGTCTACATGCCCATGGTGCCCGAAATTGTGCCTGTGATGCTCGGCATCATTAGGGCTGGGGGGATTTTTGTGCCGCTTTTCAGCGGCTTCGGCAGAGAGGCCATTAGAATTAGGCTTGAGGACAGCGAGGCCCGCTTCGTCTTTGCCTCAGATGTGTCGTATAGGAGGGGGAGGGAGGTGGACATGTTGGCCGAGCTGGAGGCCGGGTTGGCCAAGTCTGTGGAGGCCGTGGTGCTCCACGCGAGGGCCAGGGAGAGGAAGGACTACGTAGACTTGGGCGAGGTCTTTCGCACAGGCGGAGACTACGTGGAGGTCACCGAGGCGGAGGACCCCATGATGCTCATATACACCTCGGGCACCACTGGGAAGCCCAAGGCCACAGTGCACGTCCACGGGGGGTTCCCCATAAAGGCCGCCGCCGACGTCTACTTCCACTTCGACCTCAAGAGGGGGGAGACCCTCACCTGGGTCACAGACATGGGGTGGATGATGGGGCCGTGGCTCGTCTTCTCGGCGTATCTGCTGAGGGGCTCCATGGCCTTCTTCGAGGGAGCCCCCGACTACCCCAAAGACAGGGTGTGGAAGTTCGTAGAGCGGTTTAAGGTAAAGGTGCTCGGCATGGCCGCCACGCTCACAAGACACCTCCGCACAATTGGGGCAGAGCCTGGGGAAGGGGCGGGCGAGCTGAAGGCATTCGGCAACACTGGGGAGCCCATAGACGCCGAGAGCTGGTGGTGGCTGCACAAGGCCGGGAGGGGGAGGGCGCCCATAATAAACTACTCAGGCGGCACAGAGATCTCCGGAGGCATACTGGGGTGCTACGTGGTAAAGCCCATAAAGCCCACATCCTTCAACGGCCCCTCGCCGGGGACAAAAGCCGCCGTGTTTACAGAAGACGGAAAGCCGGCGCCGCCGGGGGTTGAGGGAGAGCTGGTGGTGCTGTCCGTTTGGCCTGGCATGACTAGGGGCTTCTGGAGGGACCCCCAGCGGTATTTAGAGACGTACTGGTCCAAGTGGCCGGGGGTGTGGGCGCACGGCGACGCGGCTGTGGTAGACGAAGACGGCTACTTCTACATCGTGGGCAGGGCAGACGACACGCTCAAGGTGGCTGGGAAGCGCCTAGGCCCCGCCGAGGTGGAGGGCGTGCTTAACTCCCACCCCGCAGTGGCCGAGTCGGCTGTGGTGGGCAAGCCCGACCCGCTCAAGGGCGAGGTGCCAGTGGCCTTCGTAGTGTTAAAGCAGGGCTTTCAGCCAAGCGAAGAGCTTAAAAGAGAGCTGGCAGCGCTGGCGGAGAAGGCGCTTGGCAAGGCGTACGGCGCCTTGGAGGAGATATACTTCGTGAAAGAGCTCCCCAAGACTAGAAACGCCAAAATCATGAGGAGGGTAATAAGGGCAATTCTCCTGGGAAAAAGCCCAGGCGACCTCTCAGCTCTCGAAAACCCCACCGCCGTAGAAGAGATCAAAAAGGCAATAGGACGGCAGTAA
- a CDS encoding acyl-CoA dehydrogenase family protein: protein MLDEEHRLILKSVREFTELHVRPRAREIDRGVYPREILRKLGELGLLAPTIPPEFNGGGSDTLTQVLVVEELARASPGVATIMEIQSSMIAENIYAMGNPRQREELLPKFASGELICAFALSEPCCGSDAGAIETRAVRVGGEWRISGVKMWITSGLYADYYLVFARTGPKEARHKAITAFLVKRGSCVEATPIEVMGVRGTGTAEVKFNECPANDDDIVGKINEGWAVVVHALNVGRAAISGVAVGIARGAFEEALSWARGRRLFGKTLIEFQNTQFELAEMYAAIETARTLTYYAAYLYDVKSPDFVAMAHVAKLQTARIAVDVARRAVQLEGGYGYSKESKAEMFYRDAKILEIGEGTNEVMKYVLFKLLEKR from the coding sequence ATGCTTGACGAAGAGCATAGGTTAATTTTAAAAAGTGTGAGAGAATTCACAGAACTACATGTTAGACCTAGGGCCAGGGAGATAGACAGGGGTGTCTACCCCAGGGAGATATTGAGAAAGCTAGGCGAGTTGGGTCTCCTAGCGCCCACAATCCCGCCTGAGTTCAACGGCGGCGGCTCAGACACCTTGACACAGGTATTGGTGGTGGAGGAGCTGGCTAGGGCAAGCCCCGGGGTGGCCACAATTATGGAAATTCAGAGCTCCATGATAGCGGAGAATATATACGCCATGGGCAACCCCCGGCAGAGGGAGGAGCTTTTGCCCAAGTTTGCCTCCGGCGAGCTCATATGCGCTTTTGCTCTTTCTGAGCCTTGTTGTGGTAGTGATGCTGGGGCTATTGAGACTAGGGCTGTGCGTGTGGGTGGTGAGTGGCGTATTTCTGGGGTTAAGATGTGGATTACCAGTGGCTTGTACGCAGACTACTACCTAGTCTTTGCCCGCACTGGCCCCAAAGAGGCTAGGCACAAGGCGATAACCGCCTTCCTAGTGAAGAGGGGAAGCTGCGTAGAGGCTACTCCAATAGAGGTAATGGGCGTGAGAGGCACAGGCACCGCCGAGGTAAAATTCAACGAATGCCCAGCCAACGACGACGACATAGTAGGAAAAATAAACGAAGGATGGGCCGTTGTAGTTCATGCATTGAACGTGGGTAGGGCGGCTATATCTGGCGTGGCTGTGGGTATCGCCAGGGGGGCCTTTGAGGAGGCACTCTCCTGGGCCAGGGGTAGGAGGCTGTTTGGGAAAACGCTCATAGAGTTCCAGAACACCCAGTTTGAGCTAGCTGAGATGTACGCCGCCATTGAGACGGCGAGGACTTTGACGTACTACGCAGCATATCTGTACGATGTGAAGTCTCCCGACTTTGTAGCCATGGCCCATGTGGCAAAGCTTCAGACGGCGAGAATTGCGGTGGACGTGGCGAGGAGGGCTGTGCAACTCGAGGGCGGATACGGCTACAGCAAGGAGAGTAAGGCGGAGATGTTCTATAGAGATGCCAAAATTCTTGAAATCGGCGAGGGCACAAACGAGGTGATGAAGTACGTCTTATTCAAACTCCTGGAGAAACGCTAG
- a CDS encoding Rab family GTPase → MPRRKYAVSFLGVGGVGKTTYIYRLLGLSKEPRVTRRPRFYVLRVGDMELFLLDAPGQYAAEVAALYNEAVRKYAAQIDLVAYMYDLTAPHTLNDLFQIEVRLAFNPRKILIGNKRDLAEELGIYTEGEEAAKALGATRVYYASALKDDPNTLLHIILENLQ, encoded by the coding sequence ATGCCACGTAGAAAATATGCAGTGTCTTTCCTCGGGGTGGGTGGAGTGGGCAAGACTACTTACATATACCGCCTGTTGGGCCTTTCTAAAGAGCCTAGGGTGACGAGGAGGCCGCGGTTCTACGTGCTGAGGGTTGGGGACATGGAGCTCTTCTTGCTAGACGCCCCAGGGCAGTACGCAGCAGAGGTGGCCGCGCTTTACAACGAGGCCGTTAGGAAATACGCCGCGCAGATTGACCTAGTCGCCTACATGTACGACCTCACCGCGCCACACACTTTAAACGACCTCTTCCAAATAGAGGTAAGACTGGCCTTCAACCCCCGCAAAATCCTGATAGGCAACAAGCGAGACTTGGCAGAAGAATTGGGCATATACACAGAAGGCGAAGAGGCGGCGAAAGCCCTCGGCGCGACGCGCGTGTACTACGCCTCGGCATTGAAAGACGACCCAAACACCCTCCTCCACATAATACTGGAAAATCTACAGTAG
- a CDS encoding acyl-CoA thioesterase yields MDVLDTLTEYVAWVSQRHVNPLGNLYGGYMLHWLVDAGSITAMKFAEGNVVLGFLDKTHFVSPVRLGDLVTYRGWVVNVRRSSMGVLVEAYVSRGGEARLATVGRMVFVKVDGEGRPVPVGKSLTCAGEVKRLCEYFQEWRARVDEALRREERADPGWEALSHFIAMPEDSLDGVLMYGGRLLFRLDEVTSIAALRFYPSIYVTASVNSMAFRRPIYVGDIVSIRAGVTYVGRTSVEVGFAVEALGVRGRRLVADGYFTFVNMSGGRPSELPAGPQGDEEARRRKEESVREAQMLKTLKPPPARNLPWMTQLL; encoded by the coding sequence GTGGACGTGTTGGACACTTTGACGGAGTACGTGGCGTGGGTTTCGCAGCGGCACGTCAACCCTCTGGGGAATCTATACGGTGGATATATGCTCCACTGGCTGGTGGACGCCGGGTCTATTACTGCCATGAAGTTCGCCGAGGGCAACGTTGTGTTGGGGTTTTTGGATAAGACGCATTTTGTCTCCCCGGTGAGGCTGGGCGACTTGGTGACTTACAGGGGGTGGGTGGTCAATGTGCGGAGGAGTAGCATGGGGGTCCTTGTGGAGGCGTACGTCTCTAGGGGCGGCGAGGCGCGTTTAGCCACAGTTGGCAGGATGGTCTTTGTGAAAGTGGATGGGGAGGGGAGGCCCGTCCCCGTCGGCAAGTCGCTTACATGTGCGGGCGAGGTTAAGCGGCTGTGTGAATACTTCCAGGAGTGGCGGGCGAGGGTGGACGAGGCGCTGAGGAGGGAGGAGAGGGCTGACCCCGGGTGGGAGGCGTTGAGCCACTTTATCGCAATGCCTGAGGACTCTCTAGACGGAGTGTTGATGTACGGGGGGAGGCTTCTCTTTAGGCTGGACGAAGTGACGTCTATCGCCGCTTTAAGGTTCTACCCCTCCATATATGTGACGGCCAGCGTCAACAGCATGGCTTTTAGAAGGCCCATCTACGTGGGTGACATTGTCTCAATAAGGGCCGGCGTCACGTACGTTGGAAGGACTAGCGTTGAAGTGGGGTTCGCAGTGGAGGCCCTCGGGGTGAGGGGCAGGAGGCTTGTGGCAGATGGCTATTTTACATTTGTAAACATGTCTGGGGGCAGGCCGAGCGAGTTGCCGGCGGGGCCGCAGGGCGATGAGGAGGCGAGGAGGCGTAAGGAGGAGAGCGTAAGAGAGGCGCAGATGTTGAAGACGCTGAAGCCGCCGCCGGCGCGCAACCTCCCCTGGATGACTCAGCTACTGTAG
- a CDS encoding 50S ribosomal protein L18 — MARGARYKVPFRRRREGVTNYRKRRKLLLSRKPRLVVRKTNKHLIAQIVIARPHGDETVVGLDTRVLSKFGWKGDENNTSAAYLLGLIVGYKARAKGIKEAILDIGLHRPTPGARVFAVMKGVIDAGVEVPHGEEVVPSEERIRGEHVAEYAKRLKEEAPEAYKARFSRYLQRGLPPEELPSHFEEVKKKIVEYYEQKLAKAVAR, encoded by the coding sequence ATGGCGAGGGGGGCTAGGTATAAGGTCCCGTTTCGGCGGAGGAGGGAGGGAGTTACGAACTATAGGAAGAGGAGGAAGCTCCTCCTCTCGAGGAAGCCCCGCCTAGTGGTCCGCAAGACCAATAAGCACCTAATTGCGCAGATAGTTATCGCGAGGCCGCATGGCGATGAGACAGTGGTGGGACTTGACACACGTGTCCTCTCCAAGTTCGGCTGGAAGGGCGACGAGAACAACACCTCTGCGGCATACCTGCTCGGCCTAATAGTGGGGTACAAGGCAAGGGCCAAGGGCATCAAAGAGGCTATATTAGACATAGGTCTCCACAGGCCTACGCCTGGGGCTAGAGTCTTCGCAGTCATGAAAGGCGTAATCGACGCAGGGGTGGAGGTGCCACATGGAGAGGAGGTGGTGCCAAGCGAGGAGAGGATAAGGGGAGAGCACGTGGCCGAGTACGCCAAGAGGCTTAAAGAGGAGGCGCCCGAGGCGTATAAGGCCAGGTTTAGCCGGTATCTACAACGCGGCTTGCCGCCGGAGGAGTTGCCGAGCCACTTCGAGGAGGTGAAAAAGAAGATTGTTGAGTACTACGAGCAGAAGTTGGCCAAGGCTGTCGCCCGTTAA
- a CDS encoding 50S ribosomal protein L19e has protein sequence MVDVKRLAAEILGVGVSRVKISPEAVGRLEEVVTKDDVRALIDEGLIWAEPEKGNSRGRWRELHEKKKKGRRRGQGSRKGRRLDEEEAWVNKMRVMRRFLNTLKRQGKLDPATWRQLYRMVKGNYFRDLRHLKTYINEHKLTKEPVK, from the coding sequence ATGGTCGACGTTAAGAGGCTGGCTGCGGAGATCCTCGGCGTTGGGGTTAGCCGGGTGAAAATTTCGCCAGAGGCCGTCGGCAGGCTGGAGGAGGTGGTGACAAAGGACGACGTGCGGGCGCTTATAGACGAGGGCCTTATCTGGGCTGAGCCTGAGAAGGGCAACTCTAGGGGCCGTTGGAGGGAGTTGCACGAGAAGAAGAAGAAGGGTAGGAGGAGGGGCCAGGGCAGTAGGAAGGGGAGGAGGCTGGACGAGGAGGAGGCTTGGGTTAACAAGATGCGGGTCATGCGCAGGTTTTTAAACACTTTGAAGAGGCAGGGGAAGCTGGACCCCGCCACGTGGCGCCAGTTGTATAGAATGGTTAAGGGCAACTACTTCCGCGACCTTAGACACCTTAAGACGTACATAAATGAGCACAAGCTGACGAAGGAGCCTGTGAAGTAA
- a CDS encoding 50S ribosomal protein L32e yields the protein MVVVPRRELPQPLKRLLRLRLQMKRRKPEFVRIDQWRYKRIEDSGWRNQRTLDNKIRRKWKGWPKPVEVGYRKPAAVRGLHPSGFVEVLVHRPEDLAGLDPKVHAVRIGRTVGLRKRLEIVKKARELGFYVLNPGKEVVELLKKELNTAQPQQ from the coding sequence TTGGTAGTCGTGCCTAGGAGGGAGCTTCCTCAGCCACTTAAGAGGCTTTTGAGGCTGAGGTTACAAATGAAGCGGAGGAAGCCGGAGTTTGTCCGGATTGACCAGTGGAGGTACAAGCGTATTGAGGACAGCGGGTGGAGGAATCAGAGGACTTTAGACAACAAGATTAGGAGGAAGTGGAAGGGGTGGCCGAAGCCCGTGGAGGTGGGCTACAGGAAGCCGGCCGCCGTGCGCGGCCTTCACCCAAGCGGCTTTGTGGAAGTCCTTGTCCACAGGCCTGAGGACCTCGCGGGTCTGGACCCCAAGGTGCACGCGGTGAGGATTGGGAGGACTGTGGGGCTTAGGAAGAGGCTGGAGATTGTGAAAAAGGCGAGGGAGCTGGGGTTCTACGTGCTTAACCCCGGCAAAGAGGTGGTGGAGTTGTTGAAGAAAGAGTTAAATACTGCTCAGCCTCAGCAGTAG
- a CDS encoding 30S ribosomal protein S8, whose amino-acid sequence MVMLDLLSNALTAIKNAEAMGKRQVVIWPVNKLIYYTLRVLQRYGYVGEIEYIDDGRGGKYVVQLLGKINDIGAIRPRFPVKYREIVEWEQKYLPARQIGILVISTSQGVMSHLEAKEKKIGGVLLAYVY is encoded by the coding sequence ATGGTAATGTTGGACCTCCTTTCCAACGCCCTCACGGCGATTAAAAACGCGGAGGCCATGGGCAAGAGGCAGGTGGTGATTTGGCCAGTCAACAAGTTGATATACTACACGCTGAGGGTGTTACAGAGGTACGGCTATGTGGGCGAGATTGAGTACATAGACGATGGGAGGGGTGGGAAGTACGTGGTTCAGCTTCTCGGCAAGATCAACGACATCGGCGCAATTAGGCCCCGCTTCCCGGTGAAGTACAGAGAGATCGTGGAGTGGGAACAGAAGTACCTCCCAGCGAGGCAGATCGGCATCTTGGTGATTTCTACGAGCCAGGGAGTGATGTCGCACTTGGAGGCAAAGGAGAAGAAGATTGGCGGCGTCCTTTTGGCCTACGTCTACTAG